The following nucleotide sequence is from Channa argus isolate prfri chromosome 9, Channa argus male v1.0, whole genome shotgun sequence.
cagacacagaggaaaaaacttccagctgaagctgaaggagaaacaggacagactcaCACTGGAAATACACAACTTAGATACctgcagcagggagtgtgtatgactggttactgataataagcacatcactggaaataatgaagcatcacttcaatcaggagaaaatccaacagattatctgacagtaacaactttaagaactgcacattttcactgtttggatttgtgaattcactcactAAAGAACATGACCCAGTGAATTTCTTTTTccatagagcagatcacatttcagtcactgcacagtctcttttttacagcatgttggtctcacgggagccaggctgcagtatctgaagagaaaaaatgagtctgatagcttttctaaaccaggggtagaacaaggcgtagatcacagggttcagacaggggttAACATACACAAGAAAGGGACCAGAGAGTGCAGCTAAACCAGTTATAGGGGCTTTCCTTTGTAAAGCAGCATCTACTTGCACAAGAGAGAGACAGTAATATGggcagaaacacaataaaaacacaagtacaacaacacccagagtcctggctgctttcagctcagatgtcttagttacattacattacagtcCCTTaatgctggagtgtgacggctgcaacatgagagcgcatggcacgagcctgagacacagccgtcacaaacactctcagataCATTAACATAACGTAATTAACAAATATCCCACACATTCCCTAGCAGGACCAATACTTACGTGGTTGAATAAgatcttcttcttttgctttcggctgttccctttcaggagttgccacagcaaatcatgtggctccatctaaccctgtcctctgcatcctcttcactcacaccaattaacttcatgtcctctctcactacatccataaatctcctctttggtcttcctctagacctcctgcctggaaactccaacctcagcatccttctaccgatatatatcacaatttcttctctgaacatgtccaaaccacctcaatctggggtctctgactttatctccaaaacatctaacatgagctgtccctctgatgccctcattcctgatcctgtccatcctcgtcactcccaaagagaacttcaacatcttaagctctgctacttccagctttgcctcctgtcttttcttcggTGCCACACTCTCTAAgacgaacaacatctctggtctcaccaccgtcttgaacacctttcctttcattctcgctgatactctttcaTCACACAACACAACTGACACTTTTCTCTACCCGCTCCAACCttcctgcactcgcctcttcaccacactctccgttgctccaaaccgttgaccctaagtacttaaagtcctgcaccttcttcacctctgctccctgtaacctcaccattccacttGGGTCACTCTCATTGACACAtgcatgtattctgtcttgctgcggctcagctttattcctcggtttttcagagcagacctcgacctctctagattttcctccacctgctcccactacaaatcacaatgtcatctgcaaacatcatagtccatggagattcctgtttaacctcatctgtcagcctgtccatcaccagagcaaacaagaaggggctcagagctgatccttgatgcagacccacctccaccttgaactcctctgtcacacctacagcacctcaccactgtcttacagctctcatacatgtcctgcaccactctaacatacttctctgccactccagacgtcctcatacaataccacagctcctctctctgcaccgtgtcatacgctttctctaaatctacgaagacacaatgcaactccctatgaccttctctgtacttctccatcagcatcctcaaagcaaatactgcatctgttgttctctttctaggcattaaaccatattgctgctcacaaatgttcacctctgtccttagccgagcttccactactctttcccacaacttcattgtgtggctcatcagctttattcctctgtagttgccacagttctgcacatctcccttgttcttagaAATAGGCAcgagtacacttctcctccagtcctctgacatcctctcactctccaagatcttgttaaacaaactagtcagaaactctactgccacctctcctagacacttccatacctccacaggtatgtcatcaggaccaactgcctttccgctcttcatcctcttcaacgtcctcctcaattcactcttactaatctttgctacttcctgctccacaccagtcacctcttctactcttcgttccctttcattttcctcattcatcaactcttcaaagttctctttccatcttcccatcacactcctggcacctgtcaatatatttccatccttatctttaatcacactaacctgctgcacatccttcccatctctatctctttgtctggccaacctgtacaaatccacctctccctctttggTGTCCAACCTAgtatacaagtcctcatatgctctttgtttggcctttgctacctctaccttcaccttatgctgcatctccctgtactcctgtctactctcttcagtcctctcagtgtcccacttcttcttagctaacctctttctctgtatacactcctgaacttcttcATTCCACCACCGTCTCCTTGTCCACTGTcgtctttccagatgacacaccgagtaccctcctacatgaaatctgcaccaatcaccactctctcacctctggagatgctctgcatcacttcatctaactcactccagaatttctccttctcttctaactcacattctacctgtggggcataaccactaccAACGTTGAACATCACgtcttcaatttccagcttcagactcatcaacctgtctgatactcttttcacctctagaacattcctcacaaacttctctttcaggataacGCCTAccccatttctcttcctatccgaCTAATGATAAAACATCTTGAACCGTgttcctaagcttctagccttgctaccggtccacctggtctcctggacagacagtatatccaccttccttctctgcatcatgtcaatgaACTCTCTAGCCTTCGCTGTCACAGtaaccaacattcaaagtcccaaCTGTCTTGGCTttactcttctctctctgcctacagaCATGCCTTCCTCCTCGGCTTCTTCAACCAAATTCCAAAAGCAATCTGTAGTTCAACAGCAACGGTGGCAGTCATTAACCTGGGGTGTGACCTATCTGGTATGGAATATTCAGATTCAGTTTGAAATACATGATTTGCatatttaatttggcatgtgttttatgccagatgtccctctgcatttatccagacttgggacttgGGAAGAAGACACTGTCTTGTGCCTCCTAAGTAcatcaggagcaacttggggttcagcgtcttgcccaaggacacttcgacacataacTGGAACTAGAGATCAAACCACTGAGCGTGTGGTACGTGGATGAATGCTTACCAGCTAAGCTACAGCTGCCGCAAATGATTTCTAATTTGAATCATCGCTGATTATGGTCAGTTTGTAGAATGTTGGAATCAAACTCGACTTATTGGTATTTAAATTCTCCACTCTCCcagctcaccattacaccactGTGGAATACTCTGGTGGGCTATATTCCAAAtatgacagcagctgtctgGTAGATCCGATTTAAAACTGGTATATACCAAGAAGTTCTTAatgcctcagttgttgttgacAGTAGGATTAGGTACTGTGGATGAGGAGAACTGCAGGTTGGAATTTGAAACACATTGCTGTCAATCCTcacttttcagtaaaaaaataacactcaTTTTTGCGGTGACAATCTTGAATGAAAAATTACTTGAGTTTCAATGAAAATAGAGCTAAGAGCAAACATTAATTACATCAGAACTGGGAAaaaaggggaggaaaaaaatggaaaagagaaagaaagaatgggAAAAAGTCATAGAgatgagagagagtgagaaagaaagggagggacAGAGGTTAAGaaaaaactgataaatcagttgtctgacagagttttagtcagaagctgtcagggctgcagtttctcctcctcctctctctgaggatggaggaccaggacagagcagagctctgctttccacaactcctcaatacttcctgcaggaaaccaaagatCAGTCAGTCTGATGTTGTCCTCATGTATTTGACATTCTTTATCTCTGTGTTCACTGTGgttctcaacctgctcgtcatcatctcagtctcccacttcaggtaaagataaactcagcaaaacttacaattgattgaaagtgtgaaaagtctgatttacaagaaaatgttacttagagttagtgtgtaaataacttcacatcttgaaaccagacgtattttctgctttgccaacaatgtttttgaatgttaaatgttcagatgtgccacatgtaagacatatcactttacattaatgtctgatattacattacatgtctttgtctccctgcaggcagctgcgcacacccaccaacctcctcctcctctctctggctgtgtcagactCCCTCTTTGGGCTTATGACACTAGTAGAAGCTCAGAGACAAACAACGTGTTGGTTACTTGGTGATCGAATGTGTTCTCTACATGTTTATGTGAGCTCGATCTGTTTCTGTGCCTCAGTAGGCGACATGTTGCTCATATCCGTCGAccgctatgtggctatttgtgaccctctgcattattccaccagagtcactgtgacaagagttaaaatgtgtatttatatgtgtTGGATCTGTTCTGCTATCTACTACGGAGTCACTATAAAAGATACTCTGGCTCAACCAGGTATGTATAATTCCTGCGATGGACAATGTGTGATTTCAATGGACTATATTGCAGGAGTTTTTGatcttgttttgtcatttattgctccaatcactgtgatcataattctgtatctgagagtgtttatgacggctgtgtctcaggctcgtgccatgcgctctcatgttgcagccgtcacactccagcattcagggactgtaatgactaagaaatctgagctgaaagcagccaggactctgggtgttgttatagttgtgtttttaataagtttCTGCCCTTATTACTGTCTCTCTCTTACACTACATGGCACAGATTTACCTGCAACCTCTGGTGTCTTTATGTTGTGTATCAGtccctgtctgaaccctgtgatctacgccttgttctacccctggtttagaaaagctatcagactcattttctctcttcagatactgcagcctggctcccgtgagaccaacatgctgtaaacagagactgtgcagtgactgaaatgtgatctgctctatggacaaagaaattcatttgttcatgttcttcagtgagtgaattcacaaatccagacagtgaaaatgtgcagttcttaaagttgttgctgtcagataatctgttggattttctcctgATTGAAGTGATACTTCATTATTTCCAGTGATGGTGCTTattatcaaaaaaacaaaaataaaaaactatttaaaacaacTTACTATCACAGTTGCTACCTACTACCAAACAGGTCACTAACATGACATTTGTGCTGTGTCCTTGTTTATAATTAGATTTAAATCACAAGGAAAATCACACATGTATCCTTTTAATGAACACAAAATTTTAAGTGTCCAGTTTAAGTTTGTATaatttttgtagcattttaagaataaattattagtattagtcTTGATGTTATAAATGTCTTAGCTTCTTGGACttaaatttgtattgttttgttacttcccaaattaaagtaaaaaagcgTTCCATTTTCAATGAGAACTGTTTATGAGGTTTTTCATCTGGGTTGTAATTCTCCAACCATGACAGAGACAGGGTGTGTAACCAAATTTAATTCCATAGATGAGTAACGGCCTACCTTTTTTTGGCAATAGGAAAAAGGTGTTAAATAACTAAACTATTGTTTGAATGTATAATAAACTGATTTTATAGTCACCATATGCTCAGGAATATCAGTAAATCCAGTCCTTAATCTTCTTGTCTAAAAATGAATCTTattttttgttggtttaattcaataaaatgtttgtaaatagatcacaaatgaaaaaatatttttaatcagccaaaaagaacTAATCTTTTATGTTTTCCCTATTgacttgccttgtacctcacttgtaagtggaAGGGTCTTTAACTGTGTAATGAAAACGTGACTTCTTCCAAAATATATCGTCATATGGGATACTTCCTAATTTAAGACGCGTATTGCCGCCTCCGCTTTTGTTCAGAGCTACAGTAACAACAAATTCCAGCTCATCATTAGTAAGTGTTGTGTAATTACGTTGCATCACCTGAGCAATATGTTCCAGAAACATGTCTGTATTCTACTGATCGTCGGGGCGTAATGCAGTTTGAATATCAATTGCCAGTGAAGGCCCTGTTAGCGCTGTATTTAAACAATTATCTAAAGTTTAATTTGCATTGCATGATTTATCACATCTCTTAACATGTTTCTAATTCTATGTGGTACAAGAGGCAGGTTGCTTAAACCGATGTCACACAGGTCCACATGCTGACAAGGCTCCACAGAATTAAATGTTGGTATCCCTCTAATCTAATCGATTCCCTGTCTGACTGTCTCAGAGAACCCTTCGTACCCATCATCCCCTCCTGACTGTGTAATAAGCGCTCCATCCACCCAGTATCAGAGCTGCTCTGGCCTATCACCCTGTCACACATCTGTCTGTTACACCCCTTCCTTTCTGACCGTTAATCACTTCATCCACCCTGTCAGTATTAGAGAAGGTCTGTCATATCACCCCATTATTTATGCTCTGCTCCCACCGTCTCATAATTTGGAGCATCTGACTGTCCGACAAATCCCTGCTACTTTCCATTATATCCATATCCAAAAGTTCATCTAACAATTGCTGGTAAACTCTACTCTGCTTAACCAAGCACTCTGTCACCATAGCAATATCAGAGTCATTGCCTGGCGGCCTAGTTGTGCCTCTCTGTGCCACTGTGATACGGAAACACATTGAAATGACatttcattatcatcatcattaacatTGCTGATGCTGTGGACATGTGTGGTGGCACCTTCTagtgatttaaatatttttctcgGAGGCCCCATGTTCTTATCATGTGgtgaataattaattatttgtacactctccctcccttcttTAACTCACGTAGCATCTGGGACAATATGTAAAGATGAGTGCTGTTTTCAGGTGTAAGGTTATCAATGCACCCTGTGTGCTGGTTTAAAGAGTCTGTGatggttttattaatttcaattcaattcaactttatttatatagcgccaatttacaacaaagttatctcaaggcactttacagaataaagtcaagattatagagatgtataaagagaacccaaaaattcccccttgaacaagctctaggcaacagtgaagaggagTGAGAGTTAGTATTTCAGTCAACTGAAGAGAAGCAGGACTGGTTTCCCTTACTTTTGAATTGTGACCAATATTACTActaattaatttgtttgataACATGCAGTTTGTCCCTGTGGCCTCAAGGTGTCAGTGTAACAATTCTGTGAAACTGTGTTAGACAAGAGCGCAATACAGGAAGGAAGTGATGCAGGTTTAAACAGTgtcagagtttttaaaaaataacagaagCTCAATTCTCAGGTACTTGCCTGAAAGTAATGCATTACAGGTAAtaccatttttaaattaatttttaaagtacTAAGTGCGTGTTTGTAAGTCCAAAAATAACAGTACTGCATTCACTCATGGAGATACTCATCATGGGTTTGTGCATAGTCTGGGATTTGATCTGGGATACTTATGTGATGCTTTACTCATTTAGCCACCGCTATTGCAAGACTGTGAAAACCGCATTACTTTTAACTGGATATACATGTCAGCTGTCCAAAGAAAGCAGACTGCCGAGTTCAAGATAATGTACACTCCCCCTCAAAAGTATTGGAAgccatttcctttattttttgttgtaaacatttgggtttcacattaaaagatgAATGAGAAATGAGATTTCAGGTCTTTTTCCACGTTTTTACATGTGCATCTGATACAGAACTTAGCACAAACTAGCACCTTTTGTCTGAACACTTCTcgttccttttcattttcctcattcatcaactcttcaaagttctccttccatcatcccatcacactcctggcacctgtgaatacatttccatccttatctttaatcacactaacctgctgcacatccttcccatctctgtctctttgtctggccaacctgtacaaatccacctctccctctttagtgtccaacctaacatacaagtcctcatatgctctttgtttggcctttgccacctctaacTTCACCTtgcgctgcatctccctgtactcatGTCTactctctgcatcatgtcaacaaCTCTCTAGTCTTCCCTGttatagtcccaacattcaaataaatactCTCAGTCCTACGaggtttcctcttttctctctgcctatgaacacgccttcctcctctccttctttgaccaacagtagcccaatttccatcGGCACGCTGTACGTCAACAcaaccggtggcggtcgttgtttcTGGCCTGACCACTCAAGTGTCTCACAACTGTGGAAATTAGGTGTGTGGGCTACTCTATTGCCTCCAGAATAAAATGCATATCCCGTATCCAATCATCCATGAGCATCTTGCTGTCAGCATTACTATTGAATACTTAGAAATTCTTAACTTGAGTTTGCCCCCCCATGAAATATCTGTTGGAGGTCTGCTTTAGCTGTGGCTGAATAAGGCAGAGGAGGCAGGGGCAGCTGGATGGTTCATGAAGAGCATCTCTGGTTGAAATGACTGTGGCAGGCTGGGAGGGAGCTGTGGAGCTGTGGGCTCTAAGACATCATCTGGGGGGTGGGGAACAAGACTTGTCATAATTGTAGCTGCCAGCTGGAGTATACAGTAGAGCTGTCAGCTGATTAGTAATCTGGCTGAAATTTTGGCCCAAGGGAGCTGGTGTGGTCCAAGTAGGGTCAGGAAGGCTGCATCGAAGCTCCCAAACCCCACGGCAAGGATAGAGCGGCTGGAGTAGTGTGGTTGTCATAAGCTAAGTTCTCAGGGCAGTGAGGTGAGTTGTGGGCCCGGTTCTGGGCTTTGGAGCTGCTCATTTGTCTCTACTGCAGTACTGCCCTGCAGATGAAAGTCAGTAAGCCTGGTGGTGTGGTTAGTCAGCCTGGGTCTCACTGCCTGCTCCGGGCTCGCCCTCTCTGCTTCACTTAAAGGGCACTGTGGTGTCCTCTCTAGGTCATGTTTGTGGCCAGCTGCAGAGATGGGGCACAGTATCCTTCCAGCCTTTATCAAGCTCTAGCTTCCAGCAGCAATTTAGGAGTGATTtctgtttattgatttttttttaaccaataaatgtatttgttagttcagtccctctcacggtctcctcacttgggtccgcCTTTGCACTAAATTGTGACACAATACACATTTGTCAAACATATCACTTCAGATTCCCCATTTTCAACATACCACTGACTTTCATATTCACCTACTGGTCCTACACTTACGTGTGCTGTGCAGTGTAGTGACTTATGACGTTGGaatgtttctgcttgtgtgtgtgtaaagtctGTAAGCTGCTGTGTAACAGGCATGTTGTCAACAAGCTGCCAATTATATGCATATTGTGAATGGATGTTAATCATCTGATTGAGCTGTGATAGATATCTTTCATTTCACTTTGATTCCATCAATGGTTGAACATGGCACTATGccaattttacacattaaatcTTTACTCAGATTTACTGGACAGTTTTGTGACATTATGAATAAGTGTTGAGCAGTTTTCTAAAACAGGTTTTCCACTAGCACCTATTGTAAGACATGATCTACCACTCAATATGGGAGGACTTGGTAATGACCCAGTCTTCAGAACAGAGCTTGTAGCTCCTGAATCAACCAAGAAGGTTTTCAACCAAATCAACCAGATCATatctgggttttatttttgcGTGTGTGAATCTGCGGGTTACCTGATCTGATGTCTGCTCCTCTATAGGTGTCACCTGATCCAGTGTCTGCTCCCCCTGCTCTCCCATCAGTCAGCCTGTTTCTTATTCACAGAGCAGTCTCTTGCCCAGTTGCCCTTCTCACCACACTGGTAACAAGCTTCTGGGTGATGGTGGTATCGTCTTCTTCCCAGGCCACGTCCCCTTCTTTGTCCTCGGCCACGAGCAGTCATGTTGGCCATAACACTGAACATGGTGTATTGTGCAGAATCAACCTTATGTTGGCGcctctgtttcttttgtttttcattctgtgtCTCTTCTGCGTGTTCTGCATGTTGCAGAATGTCTCTAAGTGGACAGATATTCCAAGTCAAAAAACTCTGTTTCACTGACTCAGCAATTTCTGGTTTCATTCTGTTTAGAAATGCATCCTTCATGTGGGCCTCACAGGCACTCATGGGGTTCCTTCCCAGTCCATCCTCTGGTGGAACATGACCACTGTGGATGTCATATGCC
It contains:
- the LOC137132812 gene encoding trace amine-associated receptor 8b-like, whose amino-acid sequence is MEDQDRAELCFPQLLNTSCRKPKISQSDVVLMYLTFFISVFTVVLNLLVIISVSHFRQLRTPTNLLLLSLAVSDSLFGLMTLVEAQRQTTCWLLGDRMCSLHVYVSSICFCASVGDMLLISVDRYVAICDPLHYSTRVTVTRVKMCIYMCWICSAIYYGVTIKDTLAQPGMYNSCDGQCVISMDYIAGVFDLVLSFIAPITVIIILYLRVFMTAVSQARAMRSHVAAVTLQHSGTVMTKKSELKAARTLGVVIVVFLISFCPYYCLSLTLHGTDLPATSGVFMLCISPCLNPVIYALFYPWFRKAI